A region of the Corynebacterium renale genome:
GTGCACTCCTTCTCAATGCCACGAATCTGCTCGTAGAGGCTCCACGCCGTATCTGCGGATGCGGTCAGCGGGCAGGTACGTACGGAAAGATATCCGCCGCCGCGCAAGGGGGTGACGGTTGCCAGCACGTCGTAGGGGCTGCCGTCTGCTGCTGCGTTGCGCACGTACGCGGCGAACGGCTTGCCCGCTTTAAGGGTGGCCCACATGGCGTGGAAGGCGCCGGCTGGCATGAAATCATTACGGATAATGTTGTGCGGCGCCCCGACGAGCTCCTCCCGGGAGTGTTGGGACAGCCGGACGAACACGTCGTTGGCTAGCTCAATATGTCCTTTTTCATCAGTGGTGGAGAAGAACACATCATCTACGCCAACTGGGTTGTTCGCTGCCACGGGGCTGCTCCTCACATTCATACCTAAGAATTTGCTTACTAGAGCTTAAACATTCAGCCCTAATAGAACAACCGGCGGACATAGCTTTATGCTATGCCCGCCGGTCAAAGGTGGTGCTCCGCGCGAACTAGCGGCGCGCACTACCCCCTAACGGAGTACGTTGAGTTCTACCTTCTGGAAACTCTTCACGTCCGTGTAACCACACTTTGCCATCGCGCGACGCAGCCCGCCCACAATGTTGTGGCGACCCATCGGGTCCGCGGACGGCCCGTGCAGAATGACCTCGAGTGGTGCCAGGTCGAAACCAAAGTCATTGGTTTCCACCCAACCGCGCGGGTACCGCGGGTGTGCGGCAGCGGTCGGCCAGTAGGCACCCTTGCCGGCAGCCTCGTTAGCAGTGGAGAGCAACGCGCCCAGCATGACGGCGTCCGCACCGCAGGCTAGTGCCTTAACGACGTCGCCGGAAGTGTAGAACTCGTCATCGGCGATGATGTGCACGTAGCGGCCTTCGGTTTCATCCAAGTATTCGCGGCGCGCGGCAGCAACATCGGCGATAGCGGTGGCTAGCGGGGTTTCGATGCCCAACGCGATGTCGTTGGTGTTTGCGCCACCGCCAACGATCACGCCCACGGCACCAGTGCGCATCATGTGCAATGCGGTGGTGTAGTCGGTGACGCCACCAGCAATCACCGGTACGTCAAGCTTGCCGATGAAGTCCTTCAGGTTGAGCGCCTCGCCGGTGCTGTCCACGTGCTCCGCGGAGGTCACGGTGCCCTGGATAATCAGGAGTTCCGCACCCGCCTTAATCACTGGCTCGGCCAGCTCGCGAGCGTGCTGCGGGCTGACGCGCACGGCAACGGTCACACCGGATTCACGGACCTGCTGGATACGTTCGGTCAGAAGGTCAAGGTCCAGTGGTGCGGCGTGGAGTTCCTGCAGCACCTTGTTGGATTCGGAACCTTCACGTTCGTTCTGGGCGGCCTCGAGGACCTGCGCAATCGCTGCGTCCAAGTCGCGGTGGCGTCCCCACAAGCCCTCGGCGTTAATCACGCCTAGGCCACCTTGCTTGCCCATCTCGATGACGAACTCTGGGGATGCCAAGGCGTCGGTTGGGTGGCTGATGAGTGGGATGTCGAACCGGTAGGCGTCGATATGCCAGGTTGTGTCTACGTCCTTCGAGGAACGGGTACGGCGGTTCGGCACGATGGAAATGTCGGATAGGCCGTAGACGCGGCGGGCACGTTTGTTGAGTCCAATATCAACGTAATCACGCATGGTGTTCTCCTGCGATTAGCGGTAGTTAGGTGCTTCGACAGTCTGGGTGATGTCGTGCGGGTGGGATTCCTTCAGTCCAGCGGCGGTGATCTGGACGAAGCGCTTGGTCTGCAGTTCAGCGATGTTTGCGGAACCGGTGTAGCCCATCGCAGCACGCAGGCCACCGACCATCTGGTGGGTGATTGCGTCGATGGAACCACGGAATGGGACGCGGCCTTCAATGCCCTCTGGGACCAGCTTGTCCTCACTCTTCACGTCTGCCTGGAAGTAGCGGTCCTTGGAGTAGGAGCGCTTCTCACCGGTGAGGCCACGGCCTTGCATAGCGCCCATGGAGCCCATGCCACGGTAGCGCTTGTACTGCTTACCGCCGACGACCACGATGTCGCCAGGTGCCTCGGCGGTGCCGGCGAGCATGGAACCCAGCATGACGGTGTCCGCACCAGCAGCCAGCGCCTTAGCGATGTCGCCAGAGAACTGCATGCCACCGTCAGCGATGACTGGAACGCCAGCTGCCTTGGCAGGCACGGATGCTTCCAGGATGGACGTAATCTGCGGGGCGCCCACGCCAGCAACAACGCGGGTGGTGCAAATCGAACCTGGGCCAATACCAACCTTGATGGCGTCGGCACCAGCGTCGATCATGGCTTTCGCGGCCTCGCGGGTAGCCAGGTTGCCGCCAATAATGTCCACGCGGTCACCGAAATCCTTCTGGACGCGCGACACCATCTCGAGAACACGGTTGTTGTGTGCATGTGCGGAGTCCACGACAAGGACGTCCACGCCGGCGTCGACAAGCATGCCAGCACGCTCGTAGGACTCCTCACCAGTGCCGATACCCGCAGCCACCAACAGGCGACCAGACGCATCCTTCGACGCGTTCGGGTACTGCTCCGTCTTGACGAAGTCCTTCACAGTAATAAGGCCGACCAGCTTATTCTGCTTATCGACGATCGGAAGTTTCTCCACCTTATTCGCAGAAAGCAGCGCCAACGCCTCGTCCTTAGTGACGCCCTCATGAGCCACTACGAGCGGCATACTCGTCATCACCTCAGAGACCACGCGGTTGACGTCCGGTTCGAAACGCATATCACGGTTGGTACAAATGCCCAGCAGGACACCATCGCCATCGACGACAGGCAGACCCGAAATGCGGTAGCGGGCGCACAGTGCGTCTACCTCACCAATGGTCATGTCGGGGGTACACGTAACGGGGTCGGTGACCATTCCGGATTCGGAACGCTTCACGATCTCCACCTGCTCAGCCTGCTCCTGCGAGGACAGGTTGCGGTGCAGCACACCAATACCACCCTGGCGGGCCATCGCGATAGCCATGCGGGACTCCGTCACGGTGTCCATCGCAGCCGACGCAATCGGAATACCCAGCCGAATATTACGGGTGAACTGCGAAGACGTCTCTACCTCGGACGGGACGATATTCGATTCTGCCGGGAGCAGCAGCACATCATCAAACGTCAGCCCATTGAGAATGATCTTGTTCGGGTCGTCCCCACCGGTGTGTACGCGCCCGTCCTGTCCTGCCATTGCCATACTCTCTCCTAAGATTTCCGCACGGAAAAGTCCTCACGTGGTGACTTATTGCCATAACTTTACATCCGAACCCAGACACTGGGCAGACGGGGTTAATAACCATCGCCCGAATGATGGACTAGTATCGCGGGCATGTATAACGAGCTGCCACCAGACCCATTCGCCAATGACCCCAATGATCCGGCGAATCTGTTTGATGACTTTTCCGAACCAGCAGCTCCCCCACTGACCCCCGAAGATTTCCTGGCCCTGCACAACGATCTGCAATCCGTGGCTGAATTTAAAAAGCTGCTGCGCCCCCGCGGGATCGAAGGCGTCTTCTTCTACTGCGAGGACTGCGAAGAAGTCCACTACTTCGACTGGGACATCATCGAATCAAATCTCAAGGCCACCATCGCGAATAGCCTGGCCCCCGTCCACGAGCCGAGCGTAGAACCGGACCCCAACCGATACGTGCCCTGGGACTATGCCCTGGGTTACCTGCACGGCCTGCAGGACACGAACTAAACAATAAAGCTCGCACACAGTTCACTACAGTGCGCGAGCTCTTTTTATTCCCCTGCCGGTGATTGTTCTGCCGGTGCAGGCGCCGCCGGGGACGGGACGTCCGGAGCAGGCTGCGTCGGCGTGGCCGTCGGGCTCGCGGACGGGCTGGTCTGCGGCCGCGGTGCTGGCGTACTCGAGGCTGGCGCTGGCTGCGGCGCCGGCGATGGGGTCACCGTATGCGTCACGGTCACGGTTTCCGTCACCGTTGGTGGGGCTGCCGGTTCCTTCTTGTCCGTGGATTCGGGTTCCGTGGAGGTTGGGGTGCTTGTCGACGTCTGCGTGGTCGGCTTCTCATCGCGCTCAGCACGCCCATCACGGCGGTCTAGTTCAGCGACCAGGTTGCGGGCCTCTGCAAGCAGGGAGCGGGTGGCATCCATGTCGCCTTCCCCGGCCTTACTATCGATTTCCTCCAGCGTGGAGGCAAGCTCCACAACCCGGGCTTCCTGCGCGGACTGCGCCGGGCCGAGGAACGCGAAACCGCCGATAGCCATAACGATTGATGCAGCTGCAGCGCCGATTACTCCCGCGACTGGGGCACTCATTGGCTTCCGGGTGCGCCTACCACGCCGGCCTCGGCGTTCCGACAACTCGTCTGCTGGGAGGCCTGCAGCATCTTCCCCCTTCTGGGCATCCACAAGCACGTCCGGGTTAAAGGGGGCGTGGGGGGCGCGGGCGTCGTCGCGAAGCGAAGCCAACAGCTGGCCTAACTCATCATCAGGGGTGCGTCCCCGCCCGATGGCGTCGAGTGCTGCATCATCGTCGAACAATGCACGCAGCTGATCCGGACCATCCTGTCCGCGATGTGTCATCGACTATTCTCCCTTTTCCAACATGGTGCGCAACGTTGCTAATGCGCGGTGTTGCGCAACCCGCACAGCGCCTGGCGTCGAGCCCACAATCTGCGCAGTTTCCTCCGCGGTCATCCCCTCCACAACGCGGAGAATAATGATGTCGCGAGCCTTCTCACTTAAACCATCGAGAAGTCGGCGCATAGTGTTACTTCCGTCGACTTCCAGGGCATAATCCTCCGGAAGATCACGGTGACTCGTGTGCTCAGGCACCTCCTCCACCGGCTGCATCGCGTCGCGGCCCATGAATCGGTGCGCGTCGGCAACCTTGTGGGAGGCGATCCCGTACACGTACGCCATGAATGGCCGGCCCCGGTCCACGTACCGGCCGATGGACTGCGCCACCGCCAGGCAGACTTCCTGCGCCACGTCCTCCGCAGTGGGTGTCCTTCCCCCTCCGATGCGAGCGCGCGCATACCGCAATACGGGCGGGTAAATCTCCTGGAGAAGGTGGTGTAGCGCCTTTTTATCCCCACCGACTGCGGCGACGACGTACTCTTCGACGTCGTTGACAACCACCGACGAAGCCTGAGCGCTCGAATGCTCGTCCGCTGCGCCCACAGCCTCGCCTCCTCTCCGCATGAATAACTCCCGCCATTATCGCATACGAGACCACAAACCAACATAGCGGGGCACAGGGGCTGGGAACTTCGACCGCTACACGACGTCCACGCTCCCCGCAGGCCGAGTAGCCAAGAATTCACCCACTATTCATCTTCGCCGCATTGGTAGTATTTATGCAGGTGAAGGCGGGTTACACCTGCTAAGTTTTGGAGAAATTACTTCGCATATCCGCGGATTTCATAGGAAATTAACGTTCAGTTAGCAACCGTTCACATCGCTGCGCCACCCTACTCACTGTCCCCCGCACCGGCCACAACTCGGCCGAGCACCGGCCAAACGTGGCCGAATAGTGGCACAGAAATGGAGAAAACGACGTGACTGCCCCTTCAGTCCTCCCCGGACCCAACGCAGACTTCTGGGACTGGCAACTACACGGCGCCTGCCGAGGCAAAGACTCCGACGTGTTCTACCACCCAGACGGCGAACGAGGGCGGGCGCGGTGGCGTCGAGAAGCACAAGCCAAGGCCATCTGCCGTGGCTGTCCTGTCCTCTCGCAGTGCCGTGAGCACGCCCTCGCCGTGGCCGAGCCCTACGGCATCTGGGGTGGATTAAGCGAGGGCGAGCGCAACGACATCTTGCGCGGGCGCACGCGCGTGACCGCATAGCGCCGAATCATTGCCCCGCACAGCAGAAAGCCCGCACTGTTCCTGCAGAACCGTGCGGGCTTAAACGCGTAGTAGCCCTTAGTGGGCGTGGCCGTGGCCAGCTGCCTGCTCCTCGGGATCTGCGGGCTTATCCACAACAGATGCTTCGGTGGTCAGGACCATGCGGGCAACGGACGAAGCGTTGACCACTGCGGAGTGGGTTACCTTGACGGGGTCGATAATGCCCTGTTCAATAAGGTTTCCGTACTCGAGGGTCGCGGCGTTGTAGCCTTCGCCGTTGGGTAGTTCAGCAATCTTGGAGGTCACGACTGCGCCATCGACACCAGCGTTTTCTGCGATCCAGAACGCTGGCTTGGACAGTGCGCGGGACAATGCCAAGACACCGACCTTAATTTCGCCATCGAACTGCGCGGCGTATTCGCGCAGTTCCTCAGCAATCTGGACGAGTGCGGAACCGCCACCAGCGATGATGCCTTCCTGCGCTGCAGCACGTGCAGCGTTGATGGCGTCCTCGACGCGCAGCTTGCGCTCGCCAACCTCGGTCTCGGTTGCTGCACCGACGCGGATCACTGCGACGCCACCGGACAGCTTGGCCAGGCGCTCTTCCGCCTTTTCCTTGTCCCAGGTGGAGTCGGTGTTTTCGATCTCGCGACGGATCTGCTCGCGGCGTGCCTCGACAGCTTCCGCGGAGCCAGCACCCTCAACCAGAACGGTCTCGTCCTTGGTTACCGTGATGCGGCGTGCAGAACCCAGCACGTCCAGGCCAGCCTCCTGCAGGGTGACACCAACCTCAGGGTCGATGACCGTTGCGTCGGTGACAACTGCCAGATCATCCATGAATGCCTTGCGGCGCTCCCCGAAGTACGGTGCCTTCACCGCGACGACCTGCAGGGTCTTGCGGATGGAGTTCACAACCAGGGTGGACAGCGGTTCGCCGTCGACGTCCTCGGCCATGATCAGGGTGGGCTTGCCGGTCTGCGCGATCTGCTCGAGCAGCGGCAGGAACTCTGGCAGGGAGGAAATCTTGTTGCGCACCAGGAGGACCTGTGCGTTTTCCAGGACTGCCTGACCAGACTCCGGGTCGGTGACGAAGTACGGCGAGAGGTAACCCTTGTCGAAGGAAATGCCTTCGGTAATGTCCAGGGTGGACTCGATGGTCTGGGATTCCTCGACGGTCACCACGCCGTCCTTGCCCACCTTGTCCATGGCGCCAGCGACAATGTCGCCGACAACCTGGTCGCGGGAGGACACGGTCGCTACGTTTGCAATATCTGCGGTGGTGGAAACAGGGGTTGCACGCTCGCGCAACTTCTCCACGACCAGCTCAACACCCTTGGAGATGCCCTTGTTCAGCTCTACCGGGTTTGCGCCGGCTGCGACGTTGCGCAGGCCCTCAGCAACGAGTGCCTGTGCCAGCAGCGTTGCGGTGGTAGTGCCGTCGCCGGCAATGTCGTTGGTCTTAATCGCAACCGACTTCACCAGCTGTGCGCCCAGGTTCTCGAAGGGATCCTCGAGGTCAATATCACGGGCGATGGTCACGCCGTCGTTCGTGACGGTCGGGCCACCGAAAGCCTTGTCCAGGACCACATTGCGGCCGCGCGGGCCCAAGGTGACCTTGACTGCATCAGCCAGCTTATCGACGCCCCGCTGGATGCCTTCGCGTGCTTCTTGATCAAATGCAATAAGTTTTGCCATGTGGCACCGCCTTACTTGCCGACGGTTGCGAGGATGTCGCGTGCGGAAAGAATGAGGTATTCCTCGCCGTTGTACTTAATTTCGGTTCCGCCGTACTTGGAGAAGATCACGACGTCGCCTTCCTTGACGTCGACAGGGATGCGCTCGCCCTTGTCGTCGAAGCGGCCTGGGCCGACTGCGATGACGGTTGCTTCCTGCGGCTTCTCCTGCGCGGAATCTGGGATAACAAGACCGGAGGCCGTGGTGGTTTCGGCCTCGTTAATCTGAACCAAGATGCGGTCTTCAAGTGGGGTGATGTTGACGTTTGCCACTGTCATTCCTCCAGTGTGTTTCATTAGTGAATCTGTGCTGAGGCGGAACCTCAAAAAATGGCCCCGCTTCTGTTTGGCACTCTACCCCTGCGAGTGCTAGGTTTCAACAACACTCGGCCCACAGTGCGGAAACGGCGTCTAGTAGGCCTCGAGGTTCACCACCGCGTTGTGCCACAGCTGGAATTCCTGCGGGAAATCCGCCTTATAATTCTCCACCGCGCGCGCCGCTTGAGCAATGCCTTCTGCAATTTCTTCCTCCGACGCAGCGAAGAATACGGCCACGCCCGCGACCGCTTGGGTGGGGTCCAAGAAAAAGCGAGAGTTACCCGTCGCTGCTTCCAGCCGCGCCAACGATGCAATCGCATTCGGCTCCGAACCAGGCTCGGGAGCGGCGCTAAAAACCATGCGGCATGAGGTGGTTTCTTCACTAAACGCTGCCGCTGCCATCTCGGGCTCGGGACCAACGACGGTCAGTGGATTGGCAGCATCGAAAGAGATGGCTTCGGTACGCCCATCGGGGTGAACTAGGATTCCGGCGGTCATATTTCTCCAGTCTGGGTAGAAACATTGTAAGCCCTTCGCGTGAAGCGATAGGTGCAGGTCATCGACTACCGTAAGGCTTCCGACGGCCACCCGCAGCGCATGCCACAAAGATTTCACCCAGCCGTCATCTGGCGTTTATCTGACCCTACTGCCTCCTAGTTCACAATCGGGGTCTCAACCTCTAGCGAGGGGTTACAACCCACAGTCAGGTCAGAGGGCTGCGCGCCCGCATGAATAAGCTCCGCGGCCAGCGTTGCGATCATCAGCCCGTTATCCGTGCACAAGGAGAACTTGGGTACCCGCAGCTCAATCCCAGCGGCTGCGCAGCGCTCTTCCGCCAGTCCACGCAGCCGTGAATTCGCGGCCACACCACCACCGAGGAGTAGCACCCGGGCTGCCGTATCTTCGCAGGCCCGCACGGCTTTCATCGTGAGAACATCAGCTACCGCCTCTTGGAAGGACGCACACACGTCCTCAACGCTGATGACCTCGCCTTCGCGTTCAGCCTTCTCCACGTAGCGCGCCACGGCCGTCTTCAAACCAGAGAAAGAGAAATCATGGCGGTGCCCTTTTTCCTCATCAACCCTGCGCGTCAAAGCGCGCGGGAAACGGATCGCCTTCGGATTGCCGCGCTGTGCCAACTTGTCGATAACCGGACCACCCGGGTACCCCAGCCCGAGGAGTCGTGACACTTTGTCGTATGCCTCGCCGGCGGCGTCGTCAAGCGTGCTTCCCAGCTCCCGCATGGGCTTGCCCACCGCGTCGACCTCGAGCAGCTGCGTGTGCCCGCCGGAGACCAACAGCGCCACCGCATGCGGCAGGGTCTGCCCCTCCAAGTTCGCCACAGCGACGTGCCCACCCAGGTGGTTCACACCGTAGAAAGGAACGCCCCACGCCGCGGCATAAGCCTTCGCCGCCGAGGCTCCTACCAGCAAAGCACCAGCTAGACCAGGCCCTACGGTCGCGGCCACCGCATCAGGCTTATCGACGCCCACCTGCTGCAAAGCTTCACCCATCACCGGGATCATGGCCTCTAGGTGCGCACGCGATGCAATCTCCGGGACCACTCCCCCGAAGCGGGCGTGCTGCTCCATCGACGAAGCCACAACGTTCGCCAACGGCTCGAGCGCGCCGTCTTCGTGCAAGTTAAGGATGCCCACGGCGGTTTCGTCGCAGGAGCTTTCAATTCCGGCAATAATCATCTACGCATTCTCCTTGAGGGCCTCGTTGGGGCGAGGTTCGCGTTTCATAGTGTAGGCATCAGCATGAGATTGCGGGTAATAGTTCTTCCGAATCCCGAGGCGTACGAAACCAGCTTTTTCGTAGAGCCCGACTGCTGGGGCGTTATCAGTGCGGACCTCGAGGAATATGGGCCCGCCGGCGGCGTCAGCAATATCTGTGAGCTGGTCTAAGAGCGCCGTCCCCAGGCCATGCCCCTGGTAGGCGGGATCCACGCCAATCGTGTGTACTTCAAACTCCGGGAAGGCCTGCGGCCCGGCCTGGGAGAGGCCAGCGTAGCCCACGAGTTTTCCTTCGATGGTTGCGCCAAGATACGTGTTACGCGGCTGGATTAGTTCGTGCTCGAAGGCTTCCTTGGGCCACGGGGAGTCACCGGGGAATAGGATTTCCTCCAACTCCGCACAGCGCCCCGCATCCGCCTTCGTGAGCGGGCGAAACTCTGGCTTAGAGTGCGACATCAGGAATCGCCGCCGACTTTGGCTGCTGCTTCGGCGGGACCGCATCCGGGCGACGCAGGTACAACGGCTCCAGCGGGCCGGGCTCAGAGTTCAGGTCGGCGGTAGCGACCAAGCCGGCAGCACTCAGCTTCGGCTCGCGGGTAGGTACCTGCTGCCACTGCTCCGGGAGCTGCGTGGCCAACTTTTCCGGGATGACCACACATTCCGTCAGCGGACTGTCCAGGTTGCCCGGGCGGACCACATCCGGGCCACTCGTGCGGGCGCCATCGGCGTAGGCTGCCCAGTAGATTTCACGACGGCGCGCATCGGTGGCCACCAACGCGGACCCCTCCAGCTGCATGGTCGCTGCAATCGCGTCATGGGTACACACACCCCACACCGGGATCCCGCGCGCATGGCCAATCGCAGCGGCCGTGACCATACCCACGCGCAAACCCGTGAACGGACCGGGACCCACGCCCACCACAATTCCCCCAAGATCGGCGTACTCACAGCCAGCCTCCGCCAAGACCTTATTAATGGTGGGAACCAGGAGCTCATTATGGCCCTTCACATGCGGCTCAAAAGCCTCAGCGACTGCAGCACCGGTCTCCGTTGACACCACTCCCACGATGAGATCTGGGGTGGCGGTATCCACAGCTAAAATTAACACGCACCCAGCATAGCCCCCATGCGGGCGGACTTAGCGGGCGCGGGTGCCGTCGAAAAGCTCAAAAAGGCGAGCCAACACCTTCCCGCCAGAAACCCGCAGACCGTCGTGGGCATATTCGCTGGTCACCCAGTTCTTCACCCGCGGCATCAGGCGCGAGGTCGCAAGGGAGGTCTCCAGCGGAACAAAAATGTCATCCACATAAATCGCCGCCGCGCCGGGAACCTGCGAGGCTCGCAACAAATCAGCATCGTAGAGTTGCGGCCACGGATGATTCGCCAATATGCCCGCTACTTTCTTCCACGGCTTCCAGCCGGGCACCGTGTTAAACCACGCAGGATCCACGTGCTCGGCAGTCATCACCGGCTTCTCCGAGACACGGCTGGCGGCCCAACTCGTAGCCTGCCCATCGGCCCAGCACGATTCATGCAACACCCCATACAGCGGGTTCCGGGGACTATACGGAAGGGCATCGGCCAGGTCGTACAGGAACCGGTCACTGCCCATGTCTTGGTCTAAAAGCCCGTGCAGGCGCTGCCACCCATGCGTCGAACCCAATAACATGCCCAACGACTTCAGACGCGACACACTGACCACCTCCCCCGTGGGCAGCACGATGTCTCCCTTCATGGCCTGCAAAAGAAGGTCATCCCACACACTGCGATGGAACGGGAACCGGGTGAAATAGCGGTCTGCCTCCACATCCACAGCAGCTAACGTGCGGCGATACACATCCTCAACCGAGTGGCCCAAAGCCGGCAGCCCACCGGTAAAGAAGACAGCTGAAAGAGATTGCGGATGGCTCATGCAATAGTGCGCCGACGTAAACCCACCAAAAGATTGGCCCAGCAATGCCCACTGCTCCACGCCCAAGAAAGTGCGCAACGCCTCAGCGTCGCGCACGATGGCGTCCGCGCGGAAATGCGTGAGGTACTCCGCAACCTCGGCGGCCGTGCCCTGATCTAAAATGCGCGAATCAATGGGCGAGGATTCACCCGTACCCCGCTGGTCCATGAAGACCACCTGGTAACGCTCCAAAGCCACGGGCAACCACGACGGCTGCGACGGATCATGGAACGGGCGCGGGGCCTCCATCCCAGGACCGCCCTGCAGAAAAAGGAGGTACGGGAGGTCCTCCCCACCCTTCCGGGACACGATTCGGCTAGCAACAGAAAGCTCGGTCCCCACAGGTCCGTCCGCACCACCCGGACGGACCGGCTGCGTGATGTGAACTTCCCGGTAGAAAAGGGAACCGAGCTGATATTTTTTAGTAAACGTGACCGCTGGCAGAGATGTCATTTTCCACAGTGTAGTGTGGCTGCCACCGTTGGTCTAGGGAATGTCCGAGGTCGGCCTCGGCCGACCTCGGGAAAGCGCTTATGCAAGCAGGAGCAACAGCAACATCTGCGACACAATAATCTTGCCGATCATCGCCGTTGGGTAGACCGTCGCATAGCCACGCTGGGCCAACTCCGTGCCAGTCTGACCATTGAGGTACGCAATAATCGCCGGGTTCGTACAGATACCCGCGGCCACGCCCATGGCCTCATCCCAGCGCAGCTTGAGCAGGTACATGCCCACGACGATCGACAGCGCGCATACAGCGATGGTCAGAATGAAACCAACACCGATGTACACCAGGGACTTCGGGTCCGTCATAGCGGAACGGAAACCAGCACCCGCGCTCGTACCCACGCCAGCCAAGAACAGCGAGAGCCCCAGCGCCGAAATCGTGCGGTTTGCGTGGTACGGAACCTGCCAGCTGACCTTGCCCGTACGGTTCAACGCACCGAAGATAAGGCCCGCGACGATAGGACCGCCACCGCCGCCGAGCGACAGCACATGACCACCCGGAAGTGGAATCGGAACGAAGCCCAACAGCAAACCAACAAGCAGACCGAACATAAACGGCAGCAAGTCCACGTTCGCCAACTTGCTTTCACTGTCACCGAAGAGCTTATGCACCTTTGGCATATGCTCCGGGGCGGCAATCACGCGGATGCGGTCCGAGTACTGCAGCGTCTCATGCGGGTCCGGGACGACCTCCGTATCGCCACGGCGCAGGCGGGCAATACTGAAACCATTAGCGTACGGATCCAGCTGGCCAATCTGCATGCCAGCAATCTTCGGAGAAGAGATGGTCACCGAAGCAAATTCCAGGCCATCGCGGGGCAGATCCACCGAAGTTTCTTCGCCCAACTGCGGGAACGCGGCGTCGAGAGCCTCCGCAGTGCCGTTGACCATAATTTCCATACCCGGGTGCAGGGGCTCGGCCGGGTTGGCCAGGCGATGCGTCTTGCCCTCGATGACGCGGGTGCCGACGATCCGCTGCCCCGTCAACTGCGCCAAACGACGAACAGTCGGCGACGGCGCACCAGCAGGTGCCTCCGGATCCGCAGCCGTACCCTTCAGCGCGGCTGCGTGCTCCGCGATGCGCACGGTGCGCCATTCCAGCGGCGCAGCAATAAGACCTTCATCTTTTGCGTCCTTGACGTGGTCAACCTTGAGAATCGCGGCACCCACGGCAGCGATAATGATGCACGCCAGCACTGCACCGGGATAGACCAGCGAATAGCCGACGACGGCATCGGCGGCGCGGCCCATATCAATGTCTTCCATTGCGGCCACGATCGCCGCCATACCTGGCGTGGAAGTCAACGCGCCGGCGAACATACCGGCACCAGAGACTTCATCCAAGCTAAAGCTACGCACGAGCCCGTAGGCCAGGCCACCGAGCGCCACCACGGCAATGGCGGTGAACAGGGTCAGACGCCAGCCACGGGTGCGGAATTCGCGGAAGAATTGT
Encoded here:
- a CDS encoding aspartate:alanine exchanger family transporter, which translates into the protein MVLDFLAEQPLVALIVILVAGLAVGKVKIWGISLGAAAALFVAIALSAFNPEIQIPPLIHQLGLALFVYAIGLSAGEQFFREFRTRGWRLTLFTAIAVVALGGLAYGLVRSFSLDEVSGAGMFAGALTSTPGMAAIVAAMEDIDMGRAADAVVGYSLVYPGAVLACIIIAAVGAAILKVDHVKDAKDEGLIAAPLEWRTVRIAEHAAALKGTAADPEAPAGAPSPTVRRLAQLTGQRIVGTRVIEGKTHRLANPAEPLHPGMEIMVNGTAEALDAAFPQLGEETSVDLPRDGLEFASVTISSPKIAGMQIGQLDPYANGFSIARLRRGDTEVVPDPHETLQYSDRIRVIAAPEHMPKVHKLFGDSESKLANVDLLPFMFGLLVGLLLGFVPIPLPGGHVLSLGGGGGPIVAGLIFGALNRTGKVSWQVPYHANRTISALGLSLFLAGVGTSAGAGFRSAMTDPKSLVYIGVGFILTIAVCALSIVVGMYLLKLRWDEAMGVAAGICTNPAIIAYLNGQTGTELAQRGYATVYPTAMIGKIIVSQMLLLLLLA